Part of the Crossiella cryophila genome, CCGACCCGACCTTGGCCGACCCCAACCTGGCCGACCCCGCCTCAGTCGACCCTACCCCGACTGACCCAACCCCGGCCGGCCCTGCCGATGCCTGAGCGCCCCCATGCCTGAGCGCCCCCGCCGTGCCCAGCCCCCGGCCGCCGACACCACCATCCACAACCGGGACTGGGACATCGAGCAGGACCTCGACGGCCAGACCTTCACCAGGGTCGCCTTCCACGACGTCGACCTGTCCGAGATGTCCAGTCGTCAGGCGAACTTCCTCGACTGCACCTTCCGGCAGTGCCGCCTCAACGCCGCCACCCACACCGGCACGGCCTTCCTGAACTGCACCTTCACCCGCAGCCGCTTCTTCGACACCACCTTCGTCGACTGCAAACTCACCGGCAGCACCTTCGAGCACTGCACCTTCGAGCTGCTCAAGGTCACCGGCGGCGACTGGTCCTACACCGCCCTGCCCGGCGCCAACC contains:
- a CDS encoding pentapeptide repeat-containing protein, yielding MPERPRRAQPPAADTTIHNRDWDIEQDLDGQTFTRVAFHDVDLSEMSSRQANFLDCTFRQCRLNAATHTGTAFLNCTFTRSRFFDTTFVDCKLTGSTFEHCTFELLKVTGGDWSYTALPGANLSRATFTGTRLHEANLTAARLTGATLHRVDLTNAQLHRIDLTQADLRGTDLSALDPRAAELEGAVIDPEQALVIVTALGLRVG